Proteins co-encoded in one Enterobacter sp. R4-368 genomic window:
- the rho gene encoding transcription termination factor Rho, with amino-acid sequence MNLTELKNTPVSELITLGENMGLENLARMRKQDIIFAILKQHAKSGEDIFGDGVLEILQDGFGFLRSADSSYLAGPDDIYVSPSQIRRFNLRTGDTISGKIRPPKEGERYFALLKVNEVNFDKPENARNKILFENLTPLHANSRLRMERGNGSTEDLTARVLDLASPIGRGQRGLIVAPPKAGKTMLLQNIAQSIAYNHPDCVLMVLLIDERPEEVTEMQRLVKGEVVASTFDEPASRHVQVAEMVIEKAKRLVEHKKDVIILLDSITRLARAYNTVVPASGKVLTGGVDANALHRPKRFFGAARNVEEGGSLTIIATALIDTGSKMDEVIYEEFKGTGNMELHLSRKIAEKRVFPAIDYNRSGTRKEELLTTQEELQKMWILRKIIHPMGEIDAMEFLINKLAMTKTNDEFFDMMKRS; translated from the coding sequence ATGAATCTTACCGAATTAAAGAATACGCCGGTTTCTGAGCTGATCACTCTCGGCGAAAATATGGGGCTGGAAAACCTGGCCCGTATGCGCAAACAGGACATCATTTTCGCCATCCTGAAGCAGCACGCGAAGAGTGGCGAAGATATCTTTGGCGATGGCGTGCTGGAGATTCTGCAGGATGGATTTGGTTTCCTCCGCTCCGCAGACAGCTCCTACCTCGCCGGCCCTGACGACATCTACGTATCCCCCAGCCAAATCCGCCGTTTCAACCTCCGCACTGGTGACACCATTTCAGGTAAGATTCGCCCGCCTAAAGAAGGTGAACGTTACTTTGCATTGCTGAAAGTTAACGAGGTGAACTTCGATAAGCCGGAAAACGCGCGCAATAAGATTCTGTTCGAAAACTTAACGCCGCTGCACGCGAACTCTCGTCTGCGTATGGAACGTGGTAATGGCTCGACGGAAGACTTAACCGCACGCGTACTGGATCTGGCGTCGCCGATCGGTCGTGGTCAGCGTGGTCTGATTGTTGCACCGCCAAAAGCCGGTAAAACCATGCTGCTGCAGAACATCGCGCAGAGCATTGCTTACAACCATCCAGACTGTGTGCTGATGGTGCTGTTGATTGACGAACGCCCGGAAGAAGTGACCGAAATGCAACGTCTGGTTAAAGGTGAAGTGGTTGCTTCCACCTTTGACGAACCGGCTTCCCGCCACGTGCAGGTTGCAGAAATGGTTATCGAGAAGGCCAAGCGCCTGGTCGAGCACAAGAAAGACGTTATCATTCTGCTGGACTCCATCACTCGCCTGGCACGTGCTTACAACACCGTTGTTCCGGCTTCCGGCAAGGTGTTGACCGGTGGTGTCGACGCGAACGCCCTGCATCGCCCGAAACGCTTCTTCGGTGCCGCGCGTAACGTGGAAGAGGGCGGCAGCCTGACCATTATTGCGACCGCGCTGATTGATACCGGTTCGAAAATGGACGAAGTGATTTACGAAGAGTTTAAAGGCACCGGTAACATGGAACTGCACCTCTCGCGTAAAATTGCTGAAAAACGTGTCTTCCCGGCGATTGATTACAACCGTTCCGGTACGCGTAAAGAAGAGCTGCTCACTACTCAGGAAGAGCTGCAGAAAATGTGGATCCTGCGCAAAATCATTCACCCGATGGGTGAGATCGACGCGATGGAGTTCCTCATTAACAAGCTGGCAATGACGAAGACGAATGATGAGTTCTTCGACATGATGAAGCGCTCTTAA
- the rhlB gene encoding ATP-dependent RNA helicase RhlB translates to MSKTHLTEQKFSDFALHPKVIEALEKKGFHNCTPIQALALPLTLAGRDVAGQAQTGTGKTMAFLTSTFHYLLSHPAIEDRKVNQPRAIIMAPTRELAVQIHADAEPLAQATGLKLGLAYGGDGYDKQLKVLESGVDILIGTTGRMIDYTKQNHINLGAIQVVVLDEADRMYDLGFIKDIRWLFRRMPPVTSRLNMLFSATLSYRVRELAFEQMNNAEYVEVEPEQKTGHRIKEELFYPSNDEKMRLLQTLIEEEWPDRAIIFANTKHRCEDIWGSLAADGHRVGLLTGDVAQKKRLRILDEFTRGDLDILVATDVAARGLHIPAVTHVFNYDLPDDCEDYVHRIGRTGRAGASGHSISLACEEYALNLPAIETYIGHSIPVSKYDPDALLTELPPPKRLTRSRSGNGPRRSGGAPRNRRRSG, encoded by the coding sequence ATGAGCAAAACACATTTAACAGAACAGAAGTTTTCCGACTTCGCCCTGCACCCAAAAGTGATCGAAGCCCTTGAAAAAAAAGGGTTTCATAATTGCACGCCTATTCAGGCCCTGGCTCTTCCGCTGACGCTGGCGGGCCGTGATGTTGCAGGTCAGGCGCAAACCGGTACCGGCAAAACGATGGCGTTTTTAACGTCAACGTTTCATTATCTTCTCTCTCACCCGGCAATCGAAGACCGTAAAGTGAACCAGCCGCGCGCAATTATTATGGCGCCGACACGTGAACTGGCGGTACAAATTCACGCCGATGCAGAACCGCTGGCGCAGGCGACTGGCCTGAAGCTGGGTCTGGCTTACGGCGGTGACGGCTACGACAAACAGCTGAAAGTGCTGGAAAGCGGCGTCGATATTTTAATCGGCACCACGGGCCGAATGATCGATTACACCAAACAGAACCATATTAACCTGGGCGCGATCCAGGTCGTGGTGCTGGACGAAGCAGATCGTATGTACGATCTGGGCTTTATCAAAGATATTCGCTGGTTGTTCCGCCGCATGCCACCCGTGACTTCACGTTTGAACATGCTCTTCTCCGCCACGCTGTCCTACCGGGTGCGCGAGCTGGCATTTGAGCAGATGAATAACGCTGAATACGTCGAAGTAGAGCCGGAACAAAAAACGGGCCACCGCATTAAAGAAGAGCTTTTCTACCCGTCCAACGACGAGAAAATGCGTCTGCTGCAAACGTTGATCGAAGAAGAGTGGCCGGATCGCGCCATTATCTTCGCTAATACCAAACACCGCTGTGAAGATATCTGGGGCAGCCTGGCCGCAGATGGTCATCGTGTTGGTTTGCTCACCGGTGATGTGGCGCAGAAAAAACGCCTGCGTATTCTCGACGAATTCACGCGTGGCGATCTCGACATTCTGGTGGCGACTGACGTTGCCGCACGTGGTCTGCATATTCCTGCGGTCACGCACGTTTTTAACTATGACCTGCCGGATGATTGTGAAGATTACGTTCACCGTATCGGTCGTACCGGTCGCGCTGGCGCCAGCGGTCACTCAATCAGCCTCGCCTGTGAAGAGTACGCATTGAACCTGCCGGCGATTGAGACCTATATCGGGCACTCGATTCCGGTCAGCAAATACGATCCGGATGCCCTGCTCACCGAGCTGCCGCCGCCAAAACGCCTGACGCGCTCACGCTCTGGCAACGGCCCGCGCCGCAGCGGTGGCGCTCCACGTAATCGTCGTCGTTCAGGTTAA
- the rep gene encoding DNA helicase Rep, giving the protein MRLNPGQQQAVEFVTGPCLVLAGAGSGKTRVITNKIAHLIRGCGYQAKHIAAVTFTNKAAREMKERVAQTLGRKEARGLMISTFHTLGLNIIKREFAALGMKSNFSLFDDTDQVALLKDLTEGLIDDDKVVLQQLISTISNWKNDLLTPPQAAARANGERDRIFAHCYGLYDAHMKACNVLDFDDLILLPTLLLQRNEEVRERWQNKIRYLLVDEYQDTNTSQYELVKLLVGQRARFTVVGDDDQSIYSWRGARPQNLVLLSQDFPALQVIKLEQNYRSSGRILKAANILIANNPHVFEKRLFSELGYGAELKVLSANHEEHEAERVTGELIAHHFVNKTAYKDYAILYRGNHQSRVFEKFLMQNRIPYKISGGTSFFSRPEIKDLLAYLRVLTNTDDDSAFLRIVNTPKREIGSATLQKLGEWAMLRNKSLFAASFDVGLNQTLTGRGYDALTRFTHWLGEVQRLSEREPIAAVRDLIHGIDYESWLFETSASPKAAEMRMKNVNTLFGWMTEMLEGSELDEPMTLAEVVTRFTLRDMMERGESDDESDQVQLMTLHASKGLEFPYVFLVGMEEGLLPHQSSIDEDNVDEERRLAYVGITRAQKELIFTLCKERRQYGELVRPEPSRFLLELPQDDLIWEQERKVVSAEERMHKGQANVANIRAMLAKAKDK; this is encoded by the coding sequence ATGCGTTTAAACCCCGGACAACAACAAGCCGTCGAATTCGTCACCGGACCATGCCTGGTGCTGGCGGGAGCGGGGTCCGGTAAAACACGCGTGATCACCAATAAAATCGCCCATTTGATCCGTGGCTGTGGCTATCAGGCGAAACATATCGCGGCGGTAACCTTTACCAACAAAGCGGCGCGCGAGATGAAAGAACGTGTTGCGCAGACGCTGGGGCGTAAGGAGGCGCGCGGGTTGATGATCTCTACGTTCCACACGCTGGGGCTGAATATCATCAAACGTGAGTTCGCCGCGTTGGGGATGAAATCTAACTTTTCCCTGTTTGACGACACCGATCAGGTCGCGTTGCTGAAAGATCTGACCGAAGGGCTGATCGACGATGACAAAGTGGTGTTGCAACAACTGATCTCCACGATCTCAAACTGGAAAAACGATCTGCTGACGCCGCCGCAGGCCGCTGCGCGCGCAAACGGCGAGCGCGACCGTATTTTTGCTCATTGCTACGGTCTGTACGACGCCCATATGAAGGCGTGTAACGTACTCGATTTTGACGACCTGATCCTGCTGCCGACGCTGCTATTGCAGCGCAACGAAGAGGTGCGCGAACGCTGGCAGAACAAGATCCGTTATCTGCTGGTGGATGAATATCAGGACACCAACACCAGTCAGTATGAGCTGGTAAAGCTGTTAGTGGGCCAGCGCGCGCGCTTCACCGTCGTGGGTGACGATGACCAGTCGATTTATTCGTGGCGCGGTGCGCGGCCGCAAAACCTGGTGCTGCTGAGCCAGGATTTCCCGGCATTGCAGGTGATTAAGCTGGAACAAAACTATCGCTCTTCCGGGCGCATCCTGAAAGCAGCGAATATCCTCATCGCCAACAACCCACACGTGTTTGAAAAGCGACTCTTTTCCGAGCTGGGTTATGGTGCCGAGCTGAAAGTGCTCAGCGCCAACCACGAAGAACACGAAGCCGAGCGCGTGACAGGTGAGCTGATTGCTCACCACTTCGTGAACAAAACCGCATACAAGGATTATGCGATCCTCTATCGCGGCAACCACCAGTCGCGCGTATTCGAAAAATTCCTGATGCAGAACCGCATCCCGTACAAGATTTCAGGCGGCACCTCGTTCTTTTCTCGCCCGGAAATCAAAGATCTGCTGGCCTATTTGCGGGTGCTGACCAATACGGATGATGACAGTGCGTTTCTGCGCATCGTGAATACGCCAAAGCGTGAAATTGGCTCAGCAACGCTGCAAAAGCTGGGCGAATGGGCGATGTTACGTAATAAGAGCCTGTTTGCTGCCAGCTTTGATGTTGGCCTGAACCAGACGCTGACCGGGCGCGGTTATGACGCGCTGACGCGTTTTACCCACTGGCTCGGTGAAGTTCAGCGTTTGTCGGAGCGCGAGCCTATCGCGGCAGTGCGCGATTTAATTCACGGCATCGATTATGAGTCCTGGCTGTTCGAAACCTCCGCCAGCCCGAAAGCGGCAGAGATGCGCATGAAAAACGTCAACACGCTGTTCGGCTGGATGACGGAGATGCTGGAAGGCAGCGAACTGGACGAGCCGATGACGCTGGCGGAAGTCGTCACGCGCTTTACCCTGCGCGACATGATGGAGCGTGGCGAGAGTGACGACGAATCCGATCAGGTGCAGTTGATGACGTTGCACGCATCTAAAGGCCTTGAATTCCCATATGTTTTCCTCGTAGGTATGGAAGAGGGGTTATTGCCGCACCAGAGCAGTATCGATGAAGATAACGTCGATGAAGAGCGGCGGCTGGCTTATGTGGGCATCACCCGTGCGCAGAAAGAGCTGATTTTCACCCTCTGCAAAGAACGTCGTCAGTATGGTGAGTTAGTCCGACCGGAACCGAGCCGCTTCCTGCTGGAATTACCACAGGACGATCTGATTTGGGAGCAGGAACGCAAAGTGGTCAGTGCCGAAGAGCGCATGCATAAAGGTCAGGCCAACGTGGCGAATATTCGCGCGATGCTGGCAAAAGCGAAGGACAAATAA
- the ppiC gene encoding peptidylprolyl isomerase PpiC, translating to MAKTAAALHILVKEEKLALDLLEQIKNGGDFEKLAKKHSICPSGKKGGHLGEFRQGQMVPAFDKVVFSCPVLEPTGPLHTQFGYHIIKVLYRN from the coding sequence ATGGCAAAAACCGCAGCAGCACTGCATATCCTTGTTAAAGAAGAGAAACTGGCACTGGATCTTCTGGAACAGATCAAAAACGGCGGCGATTTCGAAAAGCTGGCGAAGAAACACTCTATCTGCCCGTCAGGTAAAAAAGGCGGACATTTGGGCGAATTCCGTCAGGGCCAGATGGTTCCCGCGTTCGATAAAGTGGTGTTCTCCTGCCCGGTGCTGGAGCCAACCGGCCCGCTGCACACCCAGTTCGGTTACCACATCATCAAAGTGCTGTACCGCAACTAA
- the wecA gene encoding UDP-N-acetylglucosamine--undecaprenyl-phosphate N-acetylglucosaminephosphotransferase yields MNLLTAFTELFSIFLFTTVFLFVARKMARHVGLVDKPNYRKRHQGLIPLVGGISVFAGVCFTFGITDYYIPHAALYLCCAGVLVFIGALDDRFDISVKIRAAVQATIAVVMMAVGKLYLSSLGYIFGSWEMVLGPFGYLLTLFAVWAAINAFNMVDGIDGLLGGLSCVSFAAIGAILLLDGQFSLAMWCFAMIAAILPYILLNLGVLGRRYKVFMGDAGSTLIGFTIIWILLQTTQGPIHSISPVTALWIIAIPLMDMVAIMFRRLRKGMSPFSPDRQHIHHLIMRAGFTSRQAFVLITLAASLLASIGVVTEYLRFIPEWVMLALFLLCFFLYGYCIKRAWKVARFIKRVKRRIRRNSVSKSTLTK; encoded by the coding sequence GTGAATTTACTCACTGCGTTTACTGAATTATTCAGTATTTTCTTGTTCACAACCGTCTTTTTGTTTGTTGCTCGTAAAATGGCAAGACATGTCGGACTGGTGGACAAACCCAACTATCGTAAACGGCATCAGGGATTGATCCCTCTTGTTGGGGGAATCTCAGTATTCGCAGGGGTCTGCTTTACGTTTGGTATCACGGATTATTACATCCCCCATGCAGCCCTCTACCTCTGTTGTGCCGGTGTTTTGGTTTTTATAGGCGCGCTGGACGATCGATTCGATATTAGTGTAAAAATTCGTGCTGCTGTCCAGGCGACTATTGCTGTAGTGATGATGGCAGTCGGTAAGCTTTATCTCAGCAGCCTCGGCTATATTTTTGGTTCATGGGAGATGGTGCTGGGGCCTTTTGGCTACTTACTTACTCTGTTTGCTGTCTGGGCAGCAATTAACGCGTTCAATATGGTTGACGGCATTGATGGTCTGTTAGGCGGGCTTTCCTGCGTCTCTTTTGCTGCTATCGGCGCGATTTTATTGTTAGATGGGCAGTTTAGCCTCGCAATGTGGTGCTTTGCCATGATTGCGGCTATTTTGCCTTATATCCTGTTGAATCTGGGCGTGTTGGGGCGACGTTACAAAGTCTTTATGGGAGATGCGGGCAGTACGTTGATTGGTTTTACGATCATCTGGATTTTACTGCAAACGACGCAAGGCCCTATCCACTCAATTAGCCCGGTAACCGCGTTATGGATCATTGCCATTCCGCTGATGGATATGGTAGCGATAATGTTCCGTCGACTACGTAAAGGAATGAGCCCATTTTCACCAGATCGCCAGCATATTCATCATCTGATCATGCGCGCAGGGTTTACTTCCCGTCAGGCCTTCGTGCTGATAACTCTCGCGGCTTCCCTTTTGGCCAGTATTGGTGTCGTCACGGAGTATCTTCGTTTTATTCCTGAATGGGTGATGTTGGCATTATTTTTGCTATGCTTCTTTTTGTATGGCTACTGTATTAAGCGCGCATGGAAAGTGGCGCGCTTTATCAAGCGAGTTAAACGCAGAATACGCCGTAATAGCGTTTCTAAATCAACACTAACCAAGTAA
- the ilvC gene encoding ketol-acid reductoisomerase — MANYFNTLNLRQQLAQLGKCRFMARDEFADGASYLQGKKVVIVGCGAQGLNQGLNMRDSGLDISYALRKEAIAEKRASWRKATENGFKVGTYEELIPQADLVVNLTPDKQHSDVVRSVQPLMKDGAALGYSHGFNIVEVGEQIRKDITVVMVAPKCPGTEVREEYKRGFGVPTLIAVHPENDPKGEGMAIAKAWAAATGGHRAGVLESSFVAEVKSDLMGEQTILCGMLQAGSLLCFDKLVADGTDPAYAEKLIQFGWETITEALKQGGITLMMDRLSNPAKLRAYALSEQLKGIMAPLFQKHMDDIISGEFSSGMMADWANDDKKLLTWREETGKTAFETAPQFEGKISEQEYFDKGVLMIAMVKAGVELAFETMVASGIIEESAYYESLHELPLIANTIARKRLYEMNVVISDTAEYGNYLFSYACVPLLKEFMTTLQTGDLGKAIAEGAVDNAQLRDVNDAIRSHAIEKVGQKLRGYMTDMKRIAVAS, encoded by the coding sequence ATGGCTAACTACTTTAATACACTGAACCTGCGCCAGCAGCTGGCGCAGCTGGGCAAATGCCGCTTTATGGCGCGTGACGAATTTGCCGATGGCGCAAGCTACCTTCAGGGTAAAAAAGTGGTCATCGTCGGCTGCGGTGCCCAGGGCCTGAACCAGGGCCTGAACATGCGCGACTCCGGCCTGGATATCTCTTACGCGCTGCGTAAAGAAGCCATTGCGGAAAAACGCGCGTCCTGGCGCAAAGCGACCGAAAACGGTTTCAAAGTCGGCACGTATGAAGAGCTGATCCCGCAGGCGGATCTGGTCGTGAACCTGACGCCGGACAAACAGCACTCTGACGTCGTGCGTTCCGTGCAGCCGCTGATGAAAGACGGCGCGGCGCTGGGCTACTCTCACGGTTTCAATATCGTGGAAGTGGGTGAGCAGATCCGTAAAGACATCACCGTCGTGATGGTGGCGCCGAAGTGCCCTGGCACTGAAGTGCGTGAAGAGTACAAACGCGGTTTCGGCGTTCCGACGCTGATTGCCGTCCACCCGGAAAACGACCCGAAAGGCGAAGGAATGGCGATTGCTAAAGCCTGGGCAGCGGCAACCGGTGGTCACCGTGCGGGTGTTCTGGAGTCCTCTTTTGTTGCGGAAGTGAAATCCGACCTGATGGGCGAGCAGACTATCCTCTGCGGCATGCTGCAGGCGGGTTCTCTGCTGTGCTTTGACAAGCTGGTGGCTGACGGTACCGACCCTGCTTACGCAGAAAAACTGATTCAGTTCGGCTGGGAAACCATCACCGAAGCGCTGAAACAGGGCGGTATTACGCTGATGATGGATCGCTTGTCCAATCCGGCGAAACTGCGTGCTTACGCGCTGTCTGAACAGCTGAAAGGCATCATGGCGCCACTGTTCCAGAAACATATGGATGACATCATTTCCGGCGAGTTCTCTTCCGGCATGATGGCTGACTGGGCCAACGACGATAAGAAACTGCTGACCTGGCGTGAAGAAACCGGTAAAACCGCGTTCGAAACCGCACCGCAGTTTGAAGGCAAAATCAGCGAGCAGGAGTATTTTGATAAAGGCGTGCTGATGATTGCGATGGTGAAAGCGGGCGTTGAACTGGCGTTCGAAACCATGGTGGCGTCCGGCATTATCGAAGAGTCTGCTTACTATGAATCGCTGCACGAACTGCCGCTGATTGCCAACACCATCGCGCGTAAACGTCTGTATGAGATGAACGTGGTTATTTCCGATACCGCAGAGTACGGCAACTACCTGTTCTCTTATGCTTGCGTACCGCTGCTGAAAGAGTTTATGACCACGCTGCAAACGGGCGATTTGGGTAAAGCGATTGCCGAAGGCGCGGTAGATAACGCGCAGCTTCGCGATGTGAATGATGCGATTCGCAGCCATGCCATTGAGAAAGTGGGTCAGAAACTGCGCGGTTATATGACGGACATGAAACGTATCGCCGTCGCGAGCTAA
- the gppA gene encoding guanosine-5'-triphosphate,3'-diphosphate diphosphatase encodes MLGSASLYAAIDLGSNSFHMLVVREVAGSIQTLSRIKRKVRLAAGLSPDNRLSQEAMERGWQCLRLFSERLQDIPQEQIRVVATATLRLAVNAQEFIDKAQEILGCPVQVISGEEEARLIYQGVAHTTGGADQRLVVDIGGASTELVTGTGAQTTSLFSLSMGCVTWLERFFTDRNLGQENFTAAEQAAREVLRPVADELRRHGWKVCVGASGTVQALQEIMMAQGMDERITLAKLQQLKQRAIQCGRLEELEIEGLTLERALVFPSGLAILIAIFTEMNIESMTLAGGALREGLVYGMLHLAVDEDIRSRTLRNIQRRFIIDTDQSRRVTTLAGRFAQGVAKVWELDAYSIEILKVASELHEIGLSIEFKQAPLHAAWLVRNLDLPGFTPAQKKLLATLLLNQTNAVDLSSLHQQNAVPPRVAEHLCRLLRLAIIFASRRRDDLLPEIAVTAQGEKLVLTLPQGWLASHPLGAELIDQESQWQSYVHWSLEIQ; translated from the coding sequence ATGCTTGGTTCCGCCTCGCTCTATGCCGCTATTGATCTTGGATCTAACAGTTTTCATATGCTGGTTGTGCGCGAGGTGGCGGGAAGCATTCAGACGCTTTCTCGCATCAAACGTAAAGTTCGTCTGGCTGCAGGATTAAGCCCCGATAATCGTCTTTCTCAGGAAGCGATGGAGCGAGGCTGGCAGTGCCTGCGGCTGTTTTCCGAACGTCTACAGGATATTCCCCAGGAGCAAATCCGCGTCGTAGCAACGGCCACGTTGCGCCTGGCGGTTAACGCGCAGGAATTTATCGACAAAGCGCAAGAAATCCTCGGCTGCCCGGTGCAGGTCATTAGCGGCGAGGAAGAAGCGCGGCTGATTTATCAGGGCGTTGCGCACACGACAGGTGGCGCGGATCAGCGTCTGGTGGTTGATATTGGCGGCGCCAGCACGGAGCTGGTTACCGGCACCGGTGCACAAACGACCTCCCTTTTCAGCCTGTCGATGGGCTGTGTCACCTGGCTTGAGCGCTTTTTCACCGACCGAAATCTTGGGCAGGAAAACTTCACTGCCGCCGAACAGGCCGCGCGTGAGGTGCTACGCCCGGTTGCCGATGAGCTTCGCCGCCATGGCTGGAAAGTTTGCGTCGGGGCATCGGGTACGGTTCAGGCGCTGCAAGAAATCATGATGGCGCAGGGCATGGATGAGCGCATCACCCTCGCTAAATTGCAGCAGCTAAAACAGCGCGCCATACAATGCGGGCGGCTTGAAGAGCTGGAAATCGAAGGCCTGACGCTTGAACGCGCTTTGGTATTCCCGAGCGGTCTGGCAATCCTTATCGCCATCTTCACCGAAATGAATATTGAAAGCATGACGCTGGCCGGTGGCGCATTACGCGAAGGTCTGGTCTACGGCATGCTGCACCTGGCGGTAGATGAAGACATTCGTAGCCGCACGCTGCGCAATATTCAACGCCGTTTTATTATCGATACCGATCAATCCCGTCGCGTGACAACGCTGGCTGGACGTTTTGCGCAGGGTGTCGCTAAAGTGTGGGAATTAGATGCCTACAGCATCGAAATCCTGAAAGTTGCCAGCGAACTGCATGAAATTGGTTTGAGCATTGAGTTTAAGCAAGCACCGCTACACGCGGCATGGCTGGTGCGTAATCTCGATTTGCCTGGGTTTACCCCCGCGCAAAAGAAACTGCTCGCGACACTGCTGCTTAATCAGACGAACGCGGTCGATCTCTCATCGTTGCATCAGCAAAACGCCGTACCACCGCGCGTAGCCGAACATCTTTGTCGCCTGCTTCGTCTTGCCATTATTTTCGCCAGCCGTCGTCGCGATGATCTGCTGCCGGAAATCGCGGTCACCGCGCAGGGAGAGAAGCTGGTGCTGACGCTACCGCAAGGGTGGCTGGCGAGTCACCCACTCGGCGCAGAACTGATTGATCAGGAAAGCCAGTGGCAGAGTTATGTGCACTGGTCGCTGGAAATCCAGTAA
- a CDS encoding Rrf2 family transcriptional regulator has product MKINNSFSATLHILLHMEQADKPMTSEQMAEYIDGNPAFIRKLLAGLREKQIVCATKGHHGGWRLCRPASHVTLYDIYIALGSPALFALGNRNENPECLVEQGVNRVMSSTLADAQSLILERFKNLTLQDVGAEFISYFNEKGHH; this is encoded by the coding sequence ATGAAAATAAATAACTCATTCTCCGCGACGCTGCACATCCTGCTCCACATGGAACAGGCTGATAAACCGATGACATCGGAACAGATGGCTGAATACATCGACGGTAACCCGGCGTTTATTCGCAAACTGCTCGCCGGGTTACGGGAAAAACAGATTGTCTGCGCGACCAAAGGGCACCACGGCGGCTGGCGGCTTTGTCGTCCCGCCAGCCATGTCACTCTCTACGACATCTATATTGCACTGGGATCGCCTGCGTTGTTCGCATTGGGTAATCGTAATGAGAACCCTGAGTGCCTGGTTGAGCAAGGGGTGAACCGGGTGATGTCGTCGACGCTTGCCGACGCACAATCGCTGATCCTTGAACGTTTTAAAAACCTGACGCTACAGGATGTCGGTGCGGAATTTATCAGTTACTTCAACGAAAAGGGGCACCACTGA
- the trxA gene encoding thioredoxin TrxA, whose protein sequence is MSDKIIHLTDDSFDTDVLKADGLVLVDFWAEWCGPCKMIAPILDEVADEYEGKLTIAKLNIDQNPGTAPKYGIRGIPTLLLFKNGEVAATKVGALSKGQLKEFLDANLA, encoded by the coding sequence ATGAGCGATAAAATTATTCACCTGACTGACGATAGTTTTGACACGGATGTACTCAAAGCGGACGGGCTTGTGCTCGTTGATTTCTGGGCAGAGTGGTGTGGACCGTGTAAAATGATCGCCCCGATTCTGGATGAAGTCGCTGATGAGTACGAAGGCAAGCTGACCATTGCGAAGCTGAACATTGACCAGAATCCAGGCACTGCGCCGAAATACGGCATCCGTGGTATCCCGACCCTGCTGCTGTTTAAAAACGGCGAAGTGGCAGCAACCAAAGTTGGTGCCTTGTCTAAAGGCCAACTGAAAGAGTTCCTGGACGCCAACCTGGCGTAA